The following proteins are encoded in a genomic region of Oncorhynchus kisutch isolate 150728-3 linkage group LG18, Okis_V2, whole genome shotgun sequence:
- the LOC109909383 gene encoding thiamine transporter 1-like gives MDAVKRWKAGWGYPTTMLCVYGFFSTVKPLVPFIYPYLTGPDKNLTVEQVTNEIYPVWTYSYLAVMVPVFLLTDWLRYKPVVVFQCINLFITWAMMLLVQEVAVFKAMQFFYGVKSACEVAYFSYIYSIVDLKYYRKATSYCRSVQLLGYTVGSVLGQLLVSFNLMSYNNILVLTLVLISIALVTSLFLPMPQRSMFFHRSQSDPPQTPEGGDRCAGDVSTEGPVWARGCSQVFLLLWRDFLQCYSTRALLYWSLWWVLATCGYNQAINYVQVLWAHIQPSQKVQVYNGGVEAVSNLFGAATAYGIGFIQVDWAQWGELFLGSISGLGAVALFIMTFTDNIWVCYAGYVAFKGLYMLLITFAMFQIATDLSMERYALIFGANNFGSLVLQTIITSVVVDGRGLGLGIIPQFIIYGSYFSAIAVIFFLRGVYTIMRVRQSHRDSTTAEQPPSPTTCTPLQRSLQAQPRVHHCRGASKPNHVYTTAEEPPSPTTCTPLQRSLQAQPRVHHCRGASKPNHVYTTAEEPPSPTTCTPLQRSLQAQPRVHHCRGASKPNHVYTTAEEPPSPTTCTPLQRSLQAQPRVHHCRGASKPNHVYTTAEEPPSPTTCTPLQRSLQAQSRVHHCRGASKPNHVYTTAEEPPSPTTCTPLQRSLQAQPRVHHCKLEHAVEQKEEPKV, from the exons ATGGATGCTGTGAAGCGGTGGAAGGCAGGATGGGGCTATCCCACGACTATGCTGTGCGTCTATGGGTTCTTCAGTACTGTGAAACCTCTCGTGCCCTTCATCTACCCTTACCTGACTGGTCCAGACAAAAACCTGACGGtggaacag GTGACCAACGAGATCTACCCTGTGTGGACGTACTCCTACCTGGCTGTGATGGTGCCAGTCTTTCTGCTCACCGATTGGCTGCGCTACAAGCCCGTCGTGGTGTTTCAGTGCATCAACCTCTTCATAACCTGGGCGATGATGCTATTGGTGCAGGAGGTGGCAGTCTTTAAGGCGATGCAGTTCTTCTACGGCGTGAAGTCGGCCTGTGAGGTGGCCTACTTCTCATACATCTACAGCATAGTGGACCTGAAATACTACCGAAAGGCTACATCCTACTGCCGTAGTGTACAGCTGCTAGGCTACACGGTGGGCTCTGTGCTGGGACAGTTACTGGTCAGTTTCAACCTCATGTCCTACAACAACATCCTGGTACTTACCCTGGTGTTGATCTCCATCGCCCTGGTGACTTCCCTCTTCCTGCCCATGCCACAGAGAAGCATGTTCTTCCATCGGAGTCAAAGTGACCCACCACAGACCCCAGAAGGAGGGGACAGGTGTGCAGGTGATGTGTCCACTGAGGGGCCAGTTTGGGCTAGGGGCTGCAGCCAGGTATTTTTGCTGCTGTGGAGAGACTTTCTCCAGTGCTACTCAACCAGGGCACTGCTGTACTGGTCATTATGGTGGGTACTGGCTACCTGCGGCTACAACCAGGCAATTAACTATGTACAGGTGTTATGGGCACACATACAGCCATCCCAGAAAGTCCAAGTCTACAACGGAGGGGTGGAAGCTGTGTCCAATCTGTTTG GTGCAGCGACGGCCTATGGCATTGGTTTCATCCAGGTGGACTGGGCCCAGTGGGGAGAGTTGTTCCTGGGCTCCATCTCTGGCCTGGGTGCTGTAGCCCTGTTCATCATGACCTTCACTGACAACATCTGGGTCTGCTATGCCGGCTATGTTGCCTTTAAGGGCCTCTACATGCTGCTTATCACATTTGCCAT GTTCCAAATTGCTACTGATCTCTCTATGGAGAGATATGCACTGATCTTTGGAGCAAACAACTTTGGGTCTTTGGTCCTTCAGACTATCATCACATCTGTTGTGGTGGATGGCAGGGGGCTGGGCTTGGGCATCATCCCACAG TTCATCATTTATGGAAGCTACTTCTCAGCCATCGCTGTCATTTTCTTTCTGAGAGGTGTGTACACGATAATGAGAGTGCGGCAAAGCCACAGAGACTCCACCACTGCAGAGCAGCCTCCAAGCCCAACCACGTGTACACCACTGCAGAGGAGCCTCCAAGCCCAACCACGTGTACACCACTGCAGAGGAGCCTCCAAGCCCAACCACGTGTACACCACTGCAGAGGAGCCTCCAAGCCCAACCACGTGTACACCACTGCAGAGGAGCCTCCAAGCCCAACCACGTGTACACCACTGCAGAGGAGCCTCCAAGCCCAACCACGTGTACACCACTGCAGAGGAGCCTCCAAGCCCAACCACGTGTACACCACTGCAGAGGAGCCTCCAAGCCCAACCACGTGTACACCACTGCAGAGGAGCCTCCAAGCCCAACCACGTGTACACCACTGCAGAGGAGCCTCCAAGCCCAACCACGTGTACACCACTGCAGAGGAGCCTCCAAGCCCAACCACGTGTACACCACTGCAGAGGAGCCTCCAAGCCCAACCACGTGTACACCACTGCAGAGGAGCCTCCAAGCCCAACCACGTGTACACCACTGCAGAGGAGCCTCCAAGCCCAGTCACGTGTACACCACTGCAGAGGAGCCTCCAAGCCCAACCATGTGTACACCACTGCAGAGGAGCCTCCAAGCCCAACCACGTGTACACCACTGCAGAGGAGCCTCCAAGCCCAACCACGTGTACACCACTGCAAGCTTGAACATGCAGTGGAACAAAAAGAAGAACCCAAAGTATAA